The following coding sequences are from one Xiphias gladius isolate SHS-SW01 ecotype Sanya breed wild chromosome 14, ASM1685928v1, whole genome shotgun sequence window:
- the myadmb gene encoding myeloid-associated differentiation marker homolog — MAIVLQSSPLLWTRLAAMIFSCVAFSVAVHGGNLHHGTGDWCIFCWAFSFAGTLLVILVELFGLQTRAPVSWKNFPITFACYAALLCLSASIIFPLNFLKGSSGGSEVHNYRIVSTVFSCLATIAYISEVSISKARPGEVAGYMATAPGLLKVCETFVACVIFVFITDPVVYDRNDALKYCMSVYCICFILSAAIILLCIGECTGCLPFPFARFLSAYALLAVALYLSATIVWPIFNFDPKHGGRKDRPSSCTGGMGLCGWDKLVAVAVLTALNFVLYLADLIYSTRLVFVSA, encoded by the coding sequence ATGGCTATAGTCCTCCAATCCAGCCCTCTCCTATGGACACGGTTGGCAGCCATGATCTTCTCCTGTGTGGCCTTCTCCGTGGCCGTGCATGGCGGCAATCTCCATCACGGCACCGGAGACTGGTGCATCTTCTGCTGGGCCTTCAGCTTCGCCGGGACTCTGCTCGTCATCCTGGTGGAGCTGTTTGGCCTTCAGACCAGAGCCCCTGTCTCCTGGAAGAACTTCCCCATCACATTCGCCTGCTACGCCGCCCtgctctgcctgtctgcctccATCATCTTCCCCCTCAACTTCCTCAAGGGATCCTCAGGGGGGAGTGAGGTCCACAACTACCGCATCGTGTCCACCGTCTTCTCCTGCCTGGCCACCATCGCCTACATAAGCGAGGTGAGCATCAGCAAGGCGCGTCCAGGCGAGGTGGCCGGCTACATGGCCACAGCCCCTGGCCTGCTGAAAGTCTGTGAAACCTTTGTGGCCTGTGTCATTTTTGTGTTCATCACTGACCCCGTGGTGTATGACCGTAACGATGCACTCAAGTACTGCATGTCGGTCTACTGCATCTGCTTCATCCTGTCGGCGGCCATCATCCTGCTCTGCATAGGTGAGTGCACCGGCTGCCTCCCCTTCCCGTTCGCCCGCTTCCTGTCTGCCTACGCCCTGCTGGCCGTGGCCCTCTATCTGTCAGCGACCATCGTCTGGCCCATCTTCAACTTTGACCCCAAACACGGCGGAAGGAAAGACAGGCCATCCTCTTGCACAGGCGGCATGGGGCTGTGTGGGTGGGATAAGCTCGTAGCGGTGGCTGTGCTCACTGCTCTCAACTTTGTCCTCTACCTGGCCGACCTGATCTACTCCACCCGCCTGGTGTTTGTCAGTGCTTGA